In a genomic window of Chrysemys picta bellii isolate R12L10 chromosome 1, ASM1138683v2, whole genome shotgun sequence:
- the FGL2 gene encoding fibroleukin yields the protein MKKLIYLVLFKTALLAFTNVSALADEHTEGVKEGKAIDACPIKLKTNGKCEGEECPYQINLPPMTIQLPKQFRLIENTLKEVKNLKDEVNKLKKSCQDCKLQADDNQEKVSTEFLAPNREVPTENSKIEDNRVKELQIKVKKLSASLQNAKKQIHLLQSNVEKRSLINMDNVQSYVDSKVENLTSFLEILDNRCSSECPVRQSSSAIQLVQRDCADYYTAGMRHNGIYRVIPDPKNSSFEVYCDMESMGGGWTVLQMRQDGSTNFNRTWNDYKNGFGNLSGEFWLGNDKIHLLTKSKDMQLRIELEDFNGIRQYAKYEQFYVANEYLKYRLSVTGYTGTAGDALHFSKHYNHDQKFFSTPDKDNDKYLSGNCGAYYSSGWWFDKCLSANLNGKYYRQKYKGIRNGIFWGTWHGVSNGLPNGYRQAFKQVKMMIRPKVFVP from the exons ATGAAGAAGCTCATTTACTTAGTCTTGTTTAAGACAGCTCTGCTTGCTTTTACAAATGTTTCTGCACTTGCAGATGAACATACCGAAGGTGTTAAAGAAGGAAAAGCTATTGATGCTTGTCCTATAAAGCTCAAAACCAATGGGAAATGTGAAGGAGAGGAATGTCCATATCAGATAAACCTGCCTCCGATGACCATCCAGTTACCTAAGCAGTTCAGACTGATTGAGAATACTCTCAAAGAAGTAAAAAATCTTAAAGATGAAGTAAACAAATTGAAGAAATCTTGCCAAGATTGCAAGTTGCAGGCAGACGACAACCAAGAAAAAGTCAGTACTGAATTCCTGGCACCTAATAGAGAAGTCCCAACAGAGAACAGTAAGATAGAAGATAACAGAGTAAAGGAATTACAGATCAAAGTTAAGAAACTGTCAGCCAGTTTGCAGAATGCAAAGAAGCAGATCCACTTACTGCAGAGTAATGTGGAAAAAAGAAGCCTCATAAACATGGACAACGTACAAAGTTACGTCGACAGCAAAGTAGAAAATCTGACATCTTTTTTGGAAATTTTGGATAACAGATGTTCTTCTGAGTGTCCAGTCAGACAATCAAGTTCTG CTATACAACTAGTGCAGAGAGATTGTGCTGATTATTACACAGCAGGTATGAGGCATAATGGAATCTACAGAGTTATTCCAGATCCAAAAAATAGCAGCTTTGAGGTTTACTGTGACATGGAATCAATGGGAGGTGGCTGGACAGTGCTACAGATGCGTCAAGATGGTAGCACTAACTTCAACAGAACATGGAATGACTACAAAAAtggctttggaaatctcagcGGGGAGTTTTGGCTGGGGAATGATAAAATTCATCTCCTGACCAAAAGCAAGGATATGCAGCTGAGAATTGAGCTTGAAGATTTCAATGGTATTCGACAGTATGCTAAATATGAACAGTTCTATGTAGCCAATGAATATCTCAAGTACCGTCTAAGTGTCACTGGCTATACTGGTACAGCCGGAGATGCCCTGCACTTCAGTAAACATTACAACCATGATCAAAAATTCTTCTCTACCCCGGACAAAGACAATGATAAGTATCTATCAGGAAATTGTGGGGCTTACTACAGCTCTGGTTGGTGGTTTGATAAATGTTTGTCTGCCAACCTAAATGGCAAATACTATCGCCAAAAATACAAAGGTATTCGCAATGGGattttctggggcacctggcatggtGTTTCTAATGGTCTTCCAAATGGTTATAGGCAAGCTTTTAAACAGGTAAAAATGATGATCAGACCCAAAGTCTTTGTGCCATAA